A part of Acidimicrobiales bacterium genomic DNA contains:
- a CDS encoding ABC transporter ATP-binding protein, which produces MTLVEAEAGWAVSVRDLTVEVGGARLLDGVDLQVAPGRWVGVVGPNGAGKSTLLRAIAGIGHVTAGQVELIGRPGRALRRRERSRLVALVAQDPVVPPGLTVSDYVLLGRTPHLPPFGREGTADLRAVEDVLAQLDLLPLASRTLHTLSGGELQRAVLARALAQQAPVLLLDEPTSALDVGRQQEVLELVDRMRSAHGLAVVSTMHDLTLAGQYADRLVLLEGGRVHATGSPAEVLTEATLGRFSGARVRVVQIDGMSVVVPVRSRDGEVGRP; this is translated from the coding sequence ATGACGCTGGTGGAGGCGGAGGCCGGGTGGGCGGTGTCGGTCCGCGACCTCACCGTGGAGGTGGGCGGCGCCCGGCTGCTCGACGGGGTCGACCTCCAGGTGGCGCCCGGCCGGTGGGTCGGCGTGGTGGGACCCAACGGTGCCGGCAAGAGCACCCTGCTGCGGGCCATCGCCGGCATCGGCCACGTCACCGCCGGCCAGGTCGAGCTGATCGGCAGGCCCGGCCGAGCCCTGCGGCGGCGGGAGCGGTCCCGCCTGGTCGCCCTGGTGGCCCAGGACCCCGTGGTGCCGCCCGGCCTGACGGTGAGCGACTACGTCCTCCTCGGCCGCACGCCCCACCTGCCCCCGTTCGGCCGGGAGGGCACCGCCGACCTCCGCGCCGTCGAGGACGTGCTGGCCCAGCTCGACCTGCTCCCGCTGGCGTCGCGAACCCTGCACACCCTCTCGGGCGGTGAGCTGCAGCGGGCCGTGCTGGCCCGGGCGCTGGCCCAGCAGGCCCCCGTCCTGCTGCTCGACGAGCCGACGTCGGCTCTCGACGTGGGGCGCCAGCAGGAGGTGCTCGAGCTGGTCGACCGCATGCGCTCGGCCCACGGCCTCGCGGTGGTGTCGACGATGCACGACCTCACCCTCGCCGGGCAGTACGCCGATCGCCTCGTGCTGCTCGAGGGGGGGCGGGTCCACGCCACGGGATCGCCGGCCGAGGTGCTCACCGAGGCCACCCTCGGCCGCTTCTCCGGGGCGCGGGTGCGCGTCGTGCAGATCGACGGGATGTCGGTGGTGGTCCCGGTGCGCAGCCGCGACGGGGAGGTCGGTCGACCGTGA
- the cobO gene encoding cob(I)yrinic acid a,c-diamide adenosyltransferase, whose amino-acid sequence MTSDGATGEPPVDDPRPRPGDLRTAPSLVLVNTGDGKGKSTAAFGVMLRALAREWRVAVVQFLKSGDWQVGEEAMGRRLGVDWWSLGEGFTWDSADLTRDEAVAREAWSHARRLIEAGEHRLVVLDELTYPLRWGWVDTAEVVAVIRERPPRVSIVVTGRDAPGELVDVADTVTEMRSVKHAYERGIAAKRGIDW is encoded by the coding sequence GTGACGTCCGACGGCGCCACCGGTGAGCCGCCCGTCGACGACCCCCGCCCCCGCCCTGGCGACCTGCGGACGGCGCCCTCGCTGGTGCTCGTGAACACCGGCGACGGCAAGGGCAAGTCGACGGCGGCGTTCGGCGTGATGCTCCGGGCGCTGGCCCGGGAGTGGCGGGTCGCGGTCGTGCAGTTCCTGAAGTCGGGCGACTGGCAGGTGGGCGAGGAGGCGATGGGCCGCCGCCTGGGGGTCGACTGGTGGTCGCTGGGTGAGGGCTTCACGTGGGACTCCGCCGACCTCACGCGCGACGAGGCCGTGGCCCGCGAGGCGTGGTCGCACGCCCGGAGGCTGATCGAGGCGGGGGAGCACCGCCTGGTCGTGCTGGACGAGCTCACGTACCCCCTGCGCTGGGGTTGGGTCGACACCGCCGAGGTGGTGGCCGTGATCCGCGAGCGGCCGCCGCGGGTGAGCATCGTGGTCACCGGCCGCGACGCGCCCGGCGAGCTGGTCGACGTGGCCGACACCGTCACCGAGATGCGCAGCGTGAAGCACGCCTACGAGCGCGGCATCGCGGCCAAGAGGGGCATCGACTGGTGA
- the cobT gene encoding nicotinate-nucleotide--dimethylbenzimidazole phosphoribosyltransferase, which produces MSAPGAFARAAAQVGPLDGAAVAAARARHALLAKPLGSLGRLEDLGAQLAGIAGACPPPVPEPAAVAVFAADHGVACSGVTPWPQDVTGRMVAACCAGGAAISVLARQVGARLVVVDVGVAGDLPPHPLLVDRKVARGSADLCVGPALDVDQTVLALDAGAETAARLVADGARLLVTGEMGIGNTTPAAAVVASLTGADASRCTGRGTGIDDATLARKTDVVVSAVARLPEGAGPLEVVRRVGGLDIAALAGFVVGGAALGVPVVVDGVIALAALLVADAHVPGVRHRVVAGHRSTEPGATVALEHLGLVPVLDLGMRLGEGTGACLAVPVVQAAARVVGQMATLGDAGVVPPG; this is translated from the coding sequence GTGAGCGCGCCCGGCGCCTTCGCCCGGGCCGCCGCCCAGGTGGGGCCGCTCGACGGGGCCGCGGTGGCCGCGGCGCGGGCCCGGCACGCGTTGCTGGCCAAGCCGCTCGGGTCGCTGGGGCGCCTCGAGGATCTGGGCGCGCAGCTGGCGGGCATCGCCGGGGCCTGCCCGCCGCCGGTGCCCGAGCCGGCCGCCGTGGCCGTGTTCGCGGCCGACCACGGGGTGGCCTGCAGCGGGGTCACGCCGTGGCCGCAGGACGTCACCGGCCGCATGGTCGCGGCCTGCTGCGCCGGCGGCGCGGCCATCTCCGTGCTCGCCCGCCAGGTCGGCGCCCGGCTGGTGGTCGTCGACGTGGGCGTGGCCGGCGACCTGCCGCCGCACCCGCTGCTCGTCGACCGCAAGGTCGCCCGGGGTTCCGCCGACCTCTGCGTGGGGCCCGCTCTCGACGTCGACCAGACGGTGCTGGCCCTCGACGCCGGGGCCGAGACCGCGGCCCGGCTGGTGGCCGACGGCGCCCGCCTGCTGGTCACCGGCGAGATGGGGATCGGCAACACCACGCCGGCGGCCGCGGTGGTGGCGAGCCTCACCGGGGCGGACGCGTCCCGCTGCACCGGACGGGGCACCGGGATCGACGACGCCACCCTCGCCCGCAAGACCGACGTCGTGGTCTCGGCGGTCGCCCGGCTGCCCGAGGGGGCGGGGCCGCTCGAGGTGGTCCGCCGGGTGGGAGGGCTCGACATCGCCGCCCTCGCCGGGTTCGTGGTGGGTGGGGCCGCCCTCGGGGTGCCGGTGGTGGTCGACGGCGTGATCGCCCTGGCCGCCCTGCTCGTCGCCGACGCCCACGTACCCGGCGTCCGCCACCGGGTGGTCGCCGGCCACCGTTCCACCGAGCCCGGTGCGACCGTCGCCCTCGAGCACCTGGGGCTCGTGCCCGTGCTCGACCTCGGGATGCGCCTGGGCGAGGGCACCGGGGCCTGCCTGGCCGTTCCGGTGGTGCAGGCCGCGGCTCGGGTGGTGGGGCAGATGGCGACCCTGGGCGACGCGGGCGTGGTCCCGCCCGGGTGA
- a CDS encoding adenosylcobinamide amidohydrolase: MRLGAQLHRRVEAGRELWALAWRPPHPLRVASTSLVGGGVGERSWFLNAQVAADYGRVDGAEYLRRLASGCGVDEGGETGVGMLTAVDVRAARRAADGGVEVVATVGLGWPTWAAAPPDADPGVGGPGTVNVWVVVPAALSDAALVNAVATATEAKVQALHEAGVAGTGTASDAVAVAAPTVGEADPFGGPRSAWGACLARAVHTAVLDGARADAAAARAAGHHR; encoded by the coding sequence GTGCGGCTCGGCGCCCAGCTCCACCGCAGGGTGGAGGCCGGCCGGGAGCTGTGGGCCCTGGCGTGGCGACCGCCGCACCCGCTCCGGGTGGCGTCGACGAGCCTCGTGGGCGGCGGTGTCGGCGAGCGGTCGTGGTTCCTGAACGCGCAGGTGGCCGCCGACTACGGCCGCGTCGACGGGGCCGAGTACCTCCGCCGGCTGGCCTCCGGGTGCGGCGTCGACGAGGGGGGTGAGACGGGGGTCGGCATGCTCACCGCGGTCGACGTCCGCGCCGCCCGCCGCGCGGCCGACGGCGGCGTGGAGGTGGTCGCCACGGTGGGGCTGGGCTGGCCGACCTGGGCGGCGGCGCCCCCTGACGCCGACCCCGGCGTCGGGGGGCCCGGCACGGTGAACGTGTGGGTGGTGGTCCCGGCCGCCCTGTCCGACGCGGCCCTGGTGAACGCCGTCGCCACCGCCACCGAGGCGAAGGTGCAGGCCCTCCACGAGGCAGGGGTGGCGGGCACGGGCACCGCGTCCGACGCGGTGGCGGTGGCCGCCCCGACCGTCGGGGAGGCGGATCCGTTCGGCGGTCCCCGCTCGGCCTGGGGAGCGTGCCTGGCCCGGGCCGTGCACACCGCCGTGCTCGACGGGGCGCGGGCCGACGCGGCCGCAGCCCGAGCCGCGGGGCACCACCGGTGA
- a CDS encoding bifunctional adenosylcobinamide kinase/adenosylcobinamide-phosphate guanylyltransferase, with product MIVLVLGGARSGKSGVAEALAGRWGEPVSYLATGWADDADMAERIALHRARRPRSWTTVEAGTGLVAALREAAGTALVDSLGTWLAATPEFAVDVDGLCRALTARAGDTVLVSDEVGLGVHPETEVGRRFRDALGEVNAAVAAVADEAVLVVAGRVLRLDRP from the coding sequence GTGATCGTCCTCGTCCTGGGCGGGGCCCGCTCCGGCAAGTCGGGGGTGGCCGAGGCACTGGCGGGCCGCTGGGGCGAGCCGGTCAGCTACCTGGCGACCGGCTGGGCCGACGACGCCGACATGGCCGAGCGGATCGCCCTCCACCGGGCCCGGCGCCCGCGCTCGTGGACGACGGTGGAGGCGGGCACGGGTCTCGTGGCGGCCCTGCGTGAGGCGGCGGGCACCGCGCTGGTCGACTCGCTGGGCACGTGGCTGGCCGCCACGCCCGAGTTCGCGGTGGACGTCGACGGGCTGTGCCGGGCGCTGACGGCCCGGGCGGGCGACACGGTGCTGGTCAGCGACGAGGTGGGTCTCGGCGTGCACCCCGAGACCGAGGTCGGGCGGCGCTTCCGTGACGCGTTGGGCGAGGTGAACGCGGCCGTGGCCGCGGTGGCCGACGAGGCGGTGCTGGTGGTGGCCGGGCGGGTGCTCCGCCTCGACCGTCCGTGA
- a CDS encoding adenosylcobinamide-GDP ribazoletransferase: MSRQRPFRSAVGLLTVVGGAAPPTPRALPWFAVVGAGLGGLLGALWWGAGEVWPSGLAAALVLAADLALTGLLHVDGLADTADGLLPHLSRPRRLEVMAGPDVGAFAIGTVAAVLLVRWAALGAAPAGVDGVALLAALWCAARTAMALGVAALPPARPGGLAASFAGGPTAASGAAGLLLVAAAVAVGDPPRTAAAVAVAAIVAVAVLWFARWRLGGVTGDVLGAVGILSETAGLVAAAARW; the protein is encoded by the coding sequence GTGAGCCGGCAGCGGCCCTTCCGGTCGGCGGTGGGCCTGCTGACGGTGGTGGGCGGCGCCGCGCCGCCGACCCCGCGGGCCCTGCCGTGGTTCGCGGTGGTCGGCGCCGGCCTGGGCGGGCTGCTCGGGGCGCTGTGGTGGGGCGCGGGCGAGGTGTGGCCGAGCGGCCTGGCCGCGGCGCTGGTGCTGGCGGCCGACCTGGCCCTCACCGGGCTGCTGCACGTCGACGGCCTGGCCGACACGGCCGACGGCCTCCTCCCCCACCTGTCCCGCCCGCGGCGGCTCGAGGTGATGGCCGGGCCGGACGTGGGCGCCTTCGCCATCGGGACGGTGGCCGCGGTGCTGCTGGTGCGGTGGGCCGCGCTCGGTGCGGCGCCGGCCGGGGTCGACGGTGTCGCCCTGCTCGCCGCCCTGTGGTGCGCGGCCCGCACGGCCATGGCCCTGGGGGTTGCCGCCCTGCCGCCGGCGCGCCCCGGTGGGCTGGCCGCCTCGTTCGCGGGCGGCCCGACGGCGGCCAGCGGCGCCGCAGGCCTGCTCCTGGTGGCCGCCGCGGTGGCGGTCGGCGACCCGCCGAGGACGGCCGCGGCCGTGGCGGTGGCGGCGATCGTGGCCGTGGCCGTGCTGTGGTTCGCCCGGTGGCGGCTGGGTGGCGTGACCGGCGACGTGCTGGGGGCGGTCGGGATCCTGTCCGAGACCGCCGGCCTGGTCGCGGCGGCGGCGAGGTGGTGA
- the cobD gene encoding cobalamin biosynthesis protein CobD, with the protein MGAAAGIAVDRAVGEPPAAVHPVALLGSVLGWLERSTYRDARLAGVVHAALGTALAAGAGVALQRALGPGPATAAATAVAVAGRMLGDTALAVAVELERGDLDRARVLLPALVGRDPSGLGEGAIARAVVESVAENTVDAVVAPALWGAVLGAPGALGYRAVNTLDAMVGHRSARYERFGWASARLDDAAGWVPARVAAALVALVRPASAGAVWEAVRSDARAHPSPNAGVAEAAFAAALGLRLGGENRYGDRVEVRATLGEGRPPAAADIGRAVGLSADVGAALAGALVLTGGLGRRRGRLRPPAAAWRRAG; encoded by the coding sequence CTGGGCGCCGCGGCTGGCATCGCCGTCGACCGGGCGGTGGGGGAGCCACCCGCGGCCGTGCACCCGGTCGCCCTCCTCGGCTCCGTGCTCGGGTGGCTCGAGCGGTCCACGTACCGCGATGCCCGGCTCGCCGGCGTCGTGCACGCCGCCCTGGGCACGGCCCTGGCCGCGGGCGCCGGGGTGGCGCTGCAGCGCGCCCTGGGGCCGGGACCGGCCACGGCGGCGGCCACGGCGGTCGCGGTCGCCGGCCGGATGCTGGGCGACACCGCTCTGGCCGTGGCCGTCGAGCTCGAGCGGGGGGACCTCGACCGGGCCCGCGTCCTGCTGCCGGCGCTCGTCGGGCGGGACCCGAGCGGCCTCGGCGAGGGGGCGATCGCCCGCGCCGTGGTCGAGTCGGTGGCCGAGAACACCGTCGACGCCGTCGTCGCCCCCGCCCTTTGGGGCGCCGTGCTGGGCGCTCCGGGCGCCCTCGGCTACCGGGCCGTCAACACCCTCGACGCCATGGTGGGGCACCGGTCGGCCCGCTACGAGCGGTTCGGCTGGGCCAGCGCCCGCCTCGACGACGCCGCCGGCTGGGTGCCGGCCCGGGTGGCGGCGGCCCTGGTCGCACTGGTCCGACCGGCGTCGGCCGGCGCGGTGTGGGAGGCGGTCCGCAGCGACGCCCGGGCGCACCCCTCTCCCAACGCGGGGGTGGCCGAGGCCGCCTTCGCCGCCGCCCTCGGCCTGCGGCTGGGCGGCGAGAACCGCTACGGCGACCGGGTGGAGGTGCGGGCCACGTTGGGGGAGGGACGACCACCGGCGGCCGCCGACATCGGGCGAGCGGTGGGGCTCTCGGCCGACGTGGGTGCCGCCCTGGCCGGCGCGCTGGTGCTGACCGGCGGCCTCGGCCGGCGGCGCGGTCGGCTCAGGCCGCCAGCTGCTGCTTGGCGCCGCGCAGGGTGA
- a CDS encoding DUF308 domain-containing protein, producing MGTSEQDLREAAGEVARAWWLFLVAGIAWLIFAFVVLSFDFTTVYAVAIFAGFMFLFFGVNEFFEAAMVDDWKWLHALMGVIGLIAGIVAFAWPQQTFLTLAAIVAWYLLFRGTFDVVFALLTKQENDLWWLTLVVGIAEIVIAFWAIGYEGRSIALLVIWVGATALARGIMNIIAAFTLRGAKQQLAA from the coding sequence ATGGGCACGAGCGAACAGGATCTCCGCGAGGCCGCGGGGGAGGTCGCCAGGGCCTGGTGGCTGTTCCTCGTCGCCGGGATCGCCTGGCTGATCTTCGCGTTCGTCGTGCTGTCGTTCGACTTCACCACGGTGTACGCGGTGGCGATCTTCGCCGGGTTCATGTTCCTCTTCTTCGGGGTGAACGAGTTCTTCGAGGCCGCCATGGTCGACGACTGGAAGTGGCTGCACGCGCTGATGGGGGTCATCGGCCTGATCGCCGGCATCGTCGCCTTCGCCTGGCCCCAGCAGACGTTCCTCACGCTGGCCGCCATCGTCGCCTGGTACCTGCTCTTCCGGGGCACGTTCGACGTCGTCTTCGCGCTCCTCACCAAGCAGGAGAACGACCTGTGGTGGCTCACCCTCGTCGTGGGGATCGCCGAGATCGTCATCGCCTTCTGGGCCATCGGCTACGAGGGCCGCTCGATCGCGCTGCTGGTGATCTGGGTGGGAGCCACCGCCCTCGCCCGCGGGATCATGAACATCATCGCGGCCTTCACCCTGCGCGGCGCCAAGCAGCAGCTGGCGGCCTGA
- a CDS encoding DUF2252 domain-containing protein yields MAGAGPTEHRPVADERFGAGKELRRQVPRTAHATWTPPADRPDPVAVLEEQGRTRLQSLLPVRYGRMLESAFAYYRGAAAMMAHDLAATPDTGLVVQACGDAHLSNFGTFATPERNLVFDLNDFDETLAGPWEWDLKRLTASAVVAARSIGLGDAAGRDAALSAVRSYRHAMAALARMPLMDRWYFRVDADAVAALLDTAATKRGEAADRKRIDKAVQKARRNTSARALPKLTELTEEGTRRITDHPPLVAHRDEVDQDVVERFLEAYRATLTDERRVLLDHFRLEDVALKVVGVGSVGTRCFIVLLSSADGDPLFLQVKEADTSVLAPHSPTAPAWDNEGHRVVAGQKIMQAASDLFLGWASGPEHDFYVRQLRDMKGSAEISTFGASILADYLALCGAVLARAHARSADPAVIAGYVGEAEAVDTFDRAVADFAAAYADQNDRDYEALQAAVSSGRLEAETGV; encoded by the coding sequence GTGGCCGGCGCCGGCCCCACCGAGCACCGGCCGGTCGCCGACGAGCGGTTCGGGGCCGGCAAGGAGCTCCGCCGGCAGGTGCCCCGTACGGCCCATGCCACGTGGACGCCCCCGGCCGATCGCCCCGACCCCGTCGCCGTCCTCGAGGAGCAGGGGCGGACCCGCCTCCAGAGCCTCCTCCCGGTCCGCTACGGGCGCATGCTCGAGTCGGCCTTCGCCTACTACCGGGGGGCGGCGGCGATGATGGCCCACGATCTGGCGGCCACGCCCGACACCGGCCTGGTCGTGCAGGCCTGCGGCGACGCGCACCTGTCGAACTTCGGCACCTTCGCCACGCCCGAGCGCAACCTGGTGTTCGACCTGAACGACTTCGACGAGACCCTCGCCGGGCCGTGGGAGTGGGACCTCAAGCGGCTCACGGCCAGCGCCGTCGTGGCCGCCCGATCCATCGGCCTGGGCGACGCCGCCGGGCGCGACGCCGCCCTCTCGGCCGTGCGCAGCTATCGGCACGCGATGGCCGCGCTCGCCCGGATGCCGCTGATGGATCGCTGGTACTTCCGGGTCGACGCCGATGCCGTGGCCGCCCTGCTGGACACGGCGGCCACGAAGCGAGGCGAGGCCGCCGACCGCAAGCGCATCGACAAGGCCGTGCAGAAGGCCCGGCGGAACACCTCGGCCCGGGCCCTGCCCAAGCTCACCGAGCTCACCGAGGAGGGCACCCGGCGGATCACCGACCACCCGCCGCTCGTCGCCCACCGTGACGAGGTCGACCAGGACGTGGTCGAGCGCTTCCTCGAGGCGTACCGCGCCACGCTCACCGACGAGCGCCGGGTGCTGCTCGACCACTTCCGGCTCGAGGACGTGGCCCTGAAGGTCGTGGGCGTCGGCAGCGTGGGCACCCGGTGCTTCATCGTGCTGCTCAGCAGCGCCGACGGCGACCCCCTGTTCCTGCAGGTGAAGGAAGCCGACACCTCGGTGCTGGCACCCCACTCACCGACCGCCCCGGCGTGGGACAACGAGGGCCACCGCGTGGTGGCCGGCCAGAAGATCATGCAGGCGGCCAGCGACCTGTTCCTCGGCTGGGCGTCCGGTCCGGAGCACGACTTCTACGTGCGCCAGCTGCGGGACATGAAGGGCTCCGCCGAGATCAGCACGTTCGGCGCGTCGATCCTCGCCGACTACCTGGCGCTGTGCGGCGCCGTGCTGGCCCGCGCCCACGCCCGCTCGGCCGACCCGGCGGTGATCGCCGGGTACGTGGGTGAGGCCGAGGCCGTCGACACCTTCGACCGCGCCGTCGCCGACTTCGCCGCGGCCTACGCCGACCAGAACGACCGTGACTACGAGGCCCTCCAGGCCGCCGTGTCGTCGGGTCGCCTGGAGGCCGAGACCGGCGTCTGA
- a CDS encoding 1-acyl-sn-glycerol-3-phosphate acyltransferase — protein MPTALDTAQRTIRVVADLAMRGWFRDREVRGVHQLLRDAPLVVVATHANGFVDPALLYATSPRPLRFLAKSTLWKAKPVGLALDLAGAVPVYRADDGATAGNRSTFAECHRVLARGGAVAVFPEGTVVDEPRIGRLHTGAARIALGAREAGTSGVLIVPVGLVYEEKTSPRTRALVRVGEPIDLDAVIGTLAPDGEPAGEDNRGAVDRLTDAVREALRTVALDWGDVRDLNDLEFAATVRQRPADTDPRREVPVASYEPVLNRLTHAPDEVRGPVLDAAAAYRHELDLLGLTDAVVAPGEGLPQLRHTVARRLVKLVALTAPAGVGTALNGPTLVGLRQLWKRPMAPVSRANFGLLTSLVAFPLTWLAWALALRWRKVRHPWRWAFVGGPACGHAAVVWWETAGRFRNARLSASRLARHQDLLADLRARRSAVVDAVDAALAASPDAAA, from the coding sequence GTGCCCACCGCCCTCGACACCGCCCAGCGCACGATCCGGGTCGTCGCCGACCTGGCCATGCGCGGCTGGTTCCGCGACCGCGAGGTCCGCGGCGTCCACCAGCTGCTGCGCGACGCCCCCCTGGTGGTCGTGGCGACCCACGCCAACGGGTTCGTCGACCCGGCCCTGCTCTACGCCACGTCGCCCCGGCCCCTGCGCTTCCTGGCCAAGTCGACCCTGTGGAAGGCCAAGCCGGTGGGGCTGGCCCTCGACCTGGCCGGCGCGGTGCCCGTGTACCGCGCCGACGACGGCGCCACCGCCGGCAACCGCAGCACGTTCGCCGAGTGCCACCGGGTGCTGGCCCGGGGCGGGGCGGTCGCGGTGTTCCCGGAGGGGACGGTCGTGGACGAGCCCCGGATCGGCCGGCTCCACACCGGGGCGGCGCGGATCGCGCTGGGCGCCCGCGAGGCCGGCACCTCCGGGGTGCTGATCGTGCCGGTCGGCCTGGTCTACGAGGAGAAGACGTCGCCCCGCACGCGGGCGCTGGTGCGGGTGGGCGAGCCCATCGACCTCGACGCCGTGATCGGCACGCTCGCGCCCGACGGCGAGCCGGCCGGCGAGGACAACCGCGGGGCCGTCGACCGCCTCACCGACGCCGTCCGTGAGGCGCTGCGCACGGTCGCCCTCGACTGGGGCGACGTGCGCGACCTGAACGACCTCGAGTTCGCGGCCACGGTGCGGCAGCGCCCGGCCGACACCGATCCCCGCCGCGAGGTGCCGGTGGCCAGCTACGAGCCGGTCCTCAACCGGCTCACCCACGCGCCCGACGAGGTCCGCGGGCCGGTGCTCGACGCCGCCGCCGCCTACCGCCACGAGCTCGACCTGCTGGGCCTCACCGACGCCGTCGTGGCACCGGGCGAGGGGCTGCCGCAGCTTCGCCACACGGTCGCCCGCCGGCTGGTGAAGCTGGTCGCCCTCACCGCGCCGGCCGGGGTCGGCACCGCCCTGAACGGCCCCACCCTGGTGGGGCTCCGGCAGCTCTGGAAGCGCCCGATGGCCCCCGTGAGCCGGGCCAACTTCGGCCTGCTCACGTCGCTGGTCGCCTTCCCCCTCACCTGGCTGGCGTGGGCGCTGGCGCTCCGCTGGCGCAAGGTCCGGCACCCGTGGCGGTGGGCGTTCGTCGGGGGGCCGGCCTGCGGCCACGCCGCGGTGGTGTGGTGGGAGACCGCCGGGCGGTTCCGAAACGCCCGCCTGTCGGCGTCGCGCCTGGCCCGTCACCAGGACCTCCTCGCCGACCTCCGCGCCCGGCGGTCGGCGGTGGTCGACGCCGTCGACGCCGCGCTGGCCGCCAGCCCCGACGCCGCCGCCTGA
- a CDS encoding SHOCT domain-containing protein — MVLASIDFWDVFWLLVIWVPLLMLWIFALVDIFGRQDLPGAGKAVWVLAVLLVPFFGTLVYLLVRPVATTPEEKRAMAGSQEAYDASIMADHLHRLSELHDRGKLTDDEWEQAKSKLLSQQ, encoded by the coding sequence ATGGTCCTCGCCTCGATCGACTTCTGGGACGTGTTCTGGCTGCTCGTCATCTGGGTGCCCCTGCTGATGCTGTGGATCTTCGCCCTCGTCGACATCTTCGGGCGCCAGGACCTTCCCGGCGCCGGGAAGGCCGTCTGGGTGCTGGCCGTGCTGCTCGTGCCCTTCTTCGGGACGCTCGTCTACCTGCTGGTGCGCCCGGTGGCCACCACGCCCGAGGAGAAGCGGGCCATGGCGGGCTCGCAGGAGGCCTACGACGCCTCGATCATGGCCGACCACCTGCACAGGCTCTCGGAGCTGCACGACCGGGGAAAGCTCACCGACGACGAGTGGGAGCAGGCCAAGAGCAAGCTGCTCTCGCAGCAGTAG